Proteins from a single region of Hypanus sabinus isolate sHypSab1 chromosome 26, sHypSab1.hap1, whole genome shotgun sequence:
- the LOC132381646 gene encoding gastrula zinc finger protein XlCGF7.1-like, producing MMPQRGHAGGKLFACSECGKGFTRSSHLLTHQTVHTGERLFACPDCGKKFTRSSSLMRHQQFHTRERLFTCTECGRGFMQSSDLVRHQRVHTGERPFACTECGERFTQSSSLISHQRVHTGVRPFSCPECGKRYARSSSLLIHQQIHTGERPFTCSECGKGYSRSSELLIHQQVHTGEKPFPCSICGKRFTHSSNLLIHQRIHTGERPFTCSECGRGFVQSAHLLKHQRVHTETKPFT from the coding sequence ATGATGCCCCAGCGAGGCCATGCCGGGGGGAAGCTGTTTGCCTGCTCAGAATGCGGGAAGGGGTTCACACGGTCGTCCCACCTGCTGACGCACCAGACAgtgcacactggggagaggctgttcgcCTGCCCTGACTGTGGGAAGAAGTTCACCCGGTCATCGAGCTTGATGCGGCACCAGCAGTTCCACAccagggagaggctgttcacctgcacTGAGTGCGGGAGGGGCTTTATGCAGTCATCCGACCTGGTGAGGcaccagcgggttcacaccgGTGAAAGGCCGTTTGCCTGCACTGAGTGTGGTGAGAGATTCACCCAATCGTCCAGCCTGATATCGCACCAGCGTGTCCACACCGGGGTGCGGCCGTTCAGCTGCCCTGAGTGCGGGAAGAGATACGCTCGGTCGTCCAGCCTGCTGATCCACCAGCAAatccacaccggggagaggccgttcacctgctccgagtgCGGGAAGGGGTACAGCCGCTCCTCGGAGCTGCTGATCCACCAGCAAgtccacaccggggagaagccttTCCCCTGCTCCATCTGCGGGAAGCGGTTTACCCACTCGTCCAACCTGCTGATACACCAGCGCATTCACACCGGCGAGAGGCCATTTACCTGCTCCGAGTGCGGACGGGGGTTTGTTCAGTCGGCCCATCTCCTGAAGCATCAGCGCGTTCACACCGAGACGAAGCCATTCACCTGA